In Ctenopharyngodon idella isolate HZGC_01 chromosome 2, HZGC01, whole genome shotgun sequence, the following are encoded in one genomic region:
- the LOC127499703 gene encoding mannose-binding protein C yields MALLKLFLGALLLLQFVLLDGAEPQNLNCPAYGGVPGTPGHNGLPGRDGRDGKDGAIGPKGEKGEPGVNVQGTPGKAGPSGPAGAKGERGPPGLPGRDSTADSLKSEIQQLNAKIAMLEKAASFNTFRKAGQKYYVTDGIELTFDKGVQYCKDFGGAMVLPTTALENQALLKVLLSSGLSGKKPFIRITDRETEGQFVDTEGKQLTFTNWHNGQPDDYKGLQDCGIITDSGLWDDVSCNGQLPIICEIEIR; encoded by the exons ATGGCGCTGTTAAAGCTGTTCCTCGGGGCTCTTCTGCTCCTTCAGTTTGTTCTGTTGGATGGAGCTGAACCTCAGAACCTGAACTGCCCTGCATATGGTGGCGTTCCAGGGACTCCTGGACACAACGGTCTGCCTGGTAGAGATGGGAGAGATGGTAAAGACGGAGCAATTGGACCCAAAGGAGAGAAGGGGGAGCCAG GAGTGAATGTGCAGGGAACGCCGGGTAAAGCAGGACCGTCTGGCCCAGCTGGAGCCAAGGGTGAAAGGGGACCACCAG GCTTGCCTGGACGTGACAGCACAGCTGACTCCCTGAAATCTGAGATCCAGCAGCTTAACGCCAAGATTGCTATGCTTGAGAAAGCTGCGAGTTTTAATACATTCAGAAAAGCTGGACAGAAATACTACGTCACTGATGGTATTGAGCTTACTTTTGATAAAGGGGTGCAGTACTGCAAGGACTTTGGAGGAGCAATGGTGTTGCCAACAACTGCTTTAGAAAACCAGGCGCTATTGAAAGTATTATTATCCAGTGGTTTAAGTGGTAAGAAGCCATTTATTAGAATCACAGATAGAGAAACCGAGGGACAGTTTGTGGACACTGAGGGGAAGCAATTGACTTTTACAAACTGGCATAATGGTCAGCCTGATGATTATAAGGGACTACAAGACTGTGGTATTATCACAGACTCTGGCCTTTGGGATGATGTCAGTTGTAATGGTCAACTTCCCATCATATGTGAAATAGAAATTAGATAg